CAACATCGGCGCGGACATGATCGCCAAGGCCACCGATGGCCACACCATCGGGGTCATCGGCAACGGTCCGCTGACCAGCTCGAAGTTCCTCTACGCCAAACTGCCCTACGACCCGAGCACCGACTTCGCGCCCATCGCGCTCATCGGCGCCGCGCCACTGGTCTGGGTCACGGCCAAGTCGCCCACCGAGCGCACACCGGCGGCCTATATCGCACAGCTGCGTGCCGACGGCGACAAACAGACCTACGGTTCGGTCGGCCCGGGCTCCGGCGGCCACCTCGGCATGGAACTGCTCAAGCAGGCGCTGGGCATCAACCCGCTGCACGTGCCCTTCAATGGCGGGCCGGCCATCCTCAACGGCATCGTGGGGGGACACATCCAGATGACGCTGCTGCCCGCGTCCACCGTCTCGCCACTGGTGCAGGCCGGCAAGCTCGACGCGATCGCCGTGACCTCGGCCAAGCGCACCCCCTTGGCGCCCACGCTGCCGTCGATGGAAGACATCGGCGTGAAGGGACTCAACATCGAGGTGTGGAACGCGGTGGTGGCACCTGCCACCATGCCCGCCGCCCACCAGGCACGCCTGAGCGCCGAACTCGGCAAGATCCTGCTCTCGCGCGACATGCAACAGAAGCTGCTGGTGCAAGGCTGGCGCGTGGACGACCCCAGCGCGAAGAGCCTGAAGGCGCGCATCGCCAGCGACACCGCGCTGTACCGCGACATCATCGTGCGCAACAAGATCCGGATCGACTGAAGAGGTGGGCCGTCACAGCCGAATGGGCTGTGACGGCCCACTAAAATCGCCGCATGCACATTCACATCCTGGGCATTTGCGGCACCTTCATGGGCGGCCTGGCCGCCCTGGCCCGCGAAGC
The sequence above is a segment of the Hydrogenophaga sp. BPS33 genome. Coding sequences within it:
- a CDS encoding Bug family tripartite tricarboxylate transporter substrate binding protein, translated to MNPTTRRQFALATTALALAATTFCASAVAADAWPNRPLRMVVGYPAGSSPDVQARLLAEPLSQALGQPVVVENRPGASSNIGADMIAKATDGHTIGVIGNGPLTSSKFLYAKLPYDPSTDFAPIALIGAAPLVWVTAKSPTERTPAAYIAQLRADGDKQTYGSVGPGSGGHLGMELLKQALGINPLHVPFNGGPAILNGIVGGHIQMTLLPASTVSPLVQAGKLDAIAVTSAKRTPLAPTLPSMEDIGVKGLNIEVWNAVVAPATMPAAHQARLSAELGKILLSRDMQQKLLVQGWRVDDPSAKSLKARIASDTALYRDIIVRNKIRID